CGAGCGATATTCATGATGGTTTGTTGGCGTTGGTGGATACTTTTGATCAGGAATTTCCCGGCCCGGATTTTGTCCCGGATATATTGGCGCACCTCTCTGCGGCCTTCTGACCCCATCATATCCTTGTAAGTATCCGAGATCCGGATATTTGGGATTTGGGTGTCATTAATCATGATCAGGAAATCCCCCTCCACCCGTCGGATCTCGACATCCGGGATGACATATTGGTTTGCGTCTGCGGAGAACATCGACCCGGGTTTCGGTGAAAGGGTGGCGATAAAGTCAGCGGCTTTTTGGACCTCGGTGACCGGCACTTTTAAGAGGCGTGCGATGTCCGGGTACTTTTTATGACTCAGTTCATTGATGTATTTCGTGACGATGGCGGATTCGAGGGATTCGGCCTTGCCGAGGCGCTCGAGCTGGATCGCGAGGCATTCACTGAGATTGCGCGCCCCGACTCCGACAGGATGGAAAGTCTGGATGATGTAGAGGACCCTTTCTAAGTCATTCTCTAAATGGCCTCCGGAGTAACTAATCTCCTGTAGCGGCGTCGCCAGATATCCCCGGTCATCGATACTGCCGATCAGGAGCTCGGCCATTTCCTTATCTTTTTTGTTTAACTCGGAAAGGGGAATCTGGTTAAGCAGATGAGCTTGCAGCGATTCGCGCTCCGTGACGGAATCAAAGAAAAACTGGCGGCGTTCCTCATCGGCCTTGTCATAACGCAAATTATTCTGGTAACCCGGATCGTAGTCATCATCACCGAAAGGATCGGAATCTTCATCACTCGAGGATAACCCGTCCTCGTCCCGGGCGTCCTCATCCTTGGGTTTTTCGAGGACCTCCTCTAGGACCGGGTTTGCTTGGAGCTCTTGGTGGACCATGGACTGGAGTTCGAGCGTGGACGCCTGAAGCATCTGGAGCGATTGTTGCATTTGCGGCGCAATCGATGTCCCGAGTTTTTGACTAATATTGAATTCCATTCCGGCCATTAAGTACTCATAGTTACCCCAAAAATGGCCTGCGTCAACTAAATCGATTCATTTTAGGCACGGAAAATGCTTCATCATTTTTTGTTTACAAGCTAAACCACTCATTTTACTGCCAGCGACAGGGCACGAGGCGCGGCCTTGTTTCTAATCTAAATGCGTGAAATCGGTTTATCCACTGCCAGGGATACAAAGCGCACAGTGCGACTCTTTCCGCGATCACCTGCCAAATTTAAAGAAAACCCTGTAGCTCCCTCAAAAAAAAATCTCGTGAAAGAGGTAACGGGTGTGGTAGGTTTCACCTTTCCCTTATGGCCAAAATATATATCAAGACATACGGTTGCCAGATGAATGAGCGTGACTCGGAGCAAGTGGCTTCGCAGCTCGTGGCTCGGGGGCATACCCTGACACCGGATCGTAATGAAGCGGATGTCATACTTTTGAATACTTGTAGCGTCCGGGATATGGCTGAGCAGAAGGCGATCAATAAGATGACCGGGTTCGCCTTTGATAATTTGCGCGGGCGCCGTAAGCGTGTCCTAGGCTTCCTCGGTTGTATGGCCCAATCACGGGGGGAAGAGCTGCTCAAACAAATGCCCGGAGTGAATATGGTCGTGGGCACACAGAAATTCCACCGGGTGGCGGAGTACGTGGACAAATTGCTGGAGGCTGGTGAATTAGATCACATTTGTGATACGGAAGCCGAGCTCGACAGTCAGAATACAATCCGCGAACAAATCCTGGATGAACGTCAAGTCACCACCTTTGTCTCGATCATGCAGGGATGTAATATGCACTGCACCTTTTGTATCGTGCCATTCACACGCGGGGATGAACGCAGCCGCCCGACCGGACAAATCGTCGAGGAAGTCCGCGCTTATGCCGCAAAGGGAATCAAGGAAGTCACTTTGCTCGGGCAAATCGTCAATCTCTATGGGCGCCATGAATTTGAAACAAAAAACGGGATATCCCCCTTTGTCCAATTATTAGAGGCCGTCCACGAAATCGACGGGATCGAGAGGATCCGGTTCACTTCGCCCCATCCGATCGGGTTCAAACAAGATCTCGTCGATGCTTATGGACGGCTGCCGAAACTTTGTGAACACGCCCACTTGCCGCTGCAATCAGGGTCGAACCGTCTTTTGAAAGCCATGCACCGCATCTACACGACGGAGAAATATCTCGAGCTCGTGGGCAAATTGCGCGCCGTGCGTCCCGATATCGGGCTGACGACGGATATCATCGTCGGGTTCCCAGGGGAAACGGATGAAGACTTTGAGCAGACGCGATGGATGCTTAAAGAGGGAGATTTTGATAATTCATACATCTTCCGTTATTCCAAACGCAAAGACACCCCCGCCGCCGCGATGCCCGATGAACTCCAAGTGCCCGAATCCGTCAAGGAAGAGCGGAATCAAATCCTGCTCGAGGACCAGCGCGAGATCGCCCGGCGGAAAACCGCGCAATTTGTGGGGAAGAATGTCGAGATATTGATCGAAGGCCCGAGTAAAAATAATGAATTGCGGTATTGCGGACGCACGCGGCAGAACCACCTCGTCGTCGTCGATGGGGCTAGCTCCCGCCATGTCGGGCAAATTACCCCCGTGCGTGTGAAGGAAACTACCGGGTTCACCATCTACGCGGATATTGATATCCACAGGGATGATGAATGAAAATCCCGAGGATCGTGCTCACGGGCGGGCCGTGCGGGGGCAAAACAACGGCACAACACGATCTCATCGAGGAACTGGCGCGGGTCGGATACCGGACCATTTGTGTGCCCGAGGTGGCGACCCTGTTTTTCGGGAGCGGATTCACGATCCACGATTTTTTATCCGATAAAGTTTATCATTTGCAAAAAGGTATCCTCCAGGAACAAATCGCTCTGGAGGATTCACTGGTACGTGTCGCCGGGGTTTTATCCGGTAAAGTCCTCCTCCTCTGTGACCGCGGGGCCTTGGACGGGAAAGCCTACACCGCCGCCGCTGATTGGGAACGGATTTTGGTAGAGCTCGGCACTGATGAGGGCAAATTGCTAGCACGTCATGACCGGGTTGTCCACCTTACGCCCCACGCCGACGGCGCGGAGGACCATTCCTCCTACCAGACGAATGAATGCCGGTTCGAGTCAGTCAAGGAGGCTCTGGAGACCGACCGCAAATTGCGCGCAGCCTGGGAAAATCACCCAC
The window above is part of the Verrucomicrobiota bacterium genome. Proteins encoded here:
- a CDS encoding ATP-binding protein codes for the protein MKIPRIVLTGGPCGGKTTAQHDLIEELARVGYRTICVPEVATLFFGSGFTIHDFLSDKVYHLQKGILQEQIALEDSLVRVAGVLSGKVLLLCDRGALDGKAYTAAADWERILVELGTDEGKLLARHDRVVHLTPHADGAEDHSSYQTNECRFESVKEALETDRKLRAAWENHPQHMIIPNEGGMARKLECIIRKLDVCVRL
- the miaB gene encoding tRNA (N6-isopentenyl adenosine(37)-C2)-methylthiotransferase MiaB codes for the protein MAKIYIKTYGCQMNERDSEQVASQLVARGHTLTPDRNEADVILLNTCSVRDMAEQKAINKMTGFAFDNLRGRRKRVLGFLGCMAQSRGEELLKQMPGVNMVVGTQKFHRVAEYVDKLLEAGELDHICDTEAELDSQNTIREQILDERQVTTFVSIMQGCNMHCTFCIVPFTRGDERSRPTGQIVEEVRAYAAKGIKEVTLLGQIVNLYGRHEFETKNGISPFVQLLEAVHEIDGIERIRFTSPHPIGFKQDLVDAYGRLPKLCEHAHLPLQSGSNRLLKAMHRIYTTEKYLELVGKLRAVRPDIGLTTDIIVGFPGETDEDFEQTRWMLKEGDFDNSYIFRYSKRKDTPAAAMPDELQVPESVKEERNQILLEDQREIARRKTAQFVGKNVEILIEGPSKNNELRYCGRTRQNHLVVVDGASSRHVGQITPVRVKETTGFTIYADIDIHRDDE
- the rpoN gene encoding RNA polymerase factor sigma-54, whose translation is MAGMEFNISQKLGTSIAPQMQQSLQMLQASTLELQSMVHQELQANPVLEEVLEKPKDEDARDEDGLSSSDEDSDPFGDDDYDPGYQNNLRYDKADEERRQFFFDSVTERESLQAHLLNQIPLSELNKKDKEMAELLIGSIDDRGYLATPLQEISYSGGHLENDLERVLYIIQTFHPVGVGARNLSECLAIQLERLGKAESLESAIVTKYINELSHKKYPDIARLLKVPVTEVQKAADFIATLSPKPGSMFSADANQYVIPDVEIRRVEGDFLIMINDTQIPNIRISDTYKDMMGSEGRREVRQYIRDKIRAGKFLIKSIHQRQQTIMNIARELLKHQREFFNKGSSHLKPLTMAQVAKDVGVHETTVSRAIANKYIQTPYGIFEMKYFFTTGYTSESGEVVSNASVKDALAELIKTEDPKSPFSDMDIVDLLNKKGIPIARRTVAKYRQELNILPSNLRRTY